GCCCGCGCCAAGGGCAGGGTGTTCGCCCGAGGCACCATCCGCGTGGTCAACACCGCGGACGCCTGGTCCGTCCGCCTGGCCGAGGAGGACGGCGACCCGCACACCCCCGTGGTGGGGCTGCGCCTGGACACGCCCCGCACCGGTGAGCTCGGTGTGGTCGAGGACCTACTGGTGGACCGTGCCTTCGTTGCCGAACCGCACAGCAGCGCCGAGGAACTGGCGACCCTGGGCGACGTGCGCCCGGCCGCCCCGCACAACGTCGCCAACGCCCTGGCCGCCGCCGCCCTGGCCCGCTCGGTGGGGGTCGCCCCGGCCTCGATCAAGGCCGGTCTGGCCGCCTTCGTGCCCGAACCCCACCGCATCGCGCACGTGGCCTCGGTCGCGGGCGTGGACTACGTGGACGACTCCAAGGCCACGAACCCGCACGCCGCCGCGGCCTCCCTGAACTCCTACGCCTCCGTGGTGTGGATCGCGGGCGGTCTGCTCAAGGGCGCCGAGGTCGACGACCTGGTCTCCGGTGCCGCGAGCCGCCTGCGCGCGGCGGTGCTGATCGGCGCCGACCGCGAGCGCATCCGCGAGGCCCTGGCCAAGCACGCCCCCCACGTCCCGGTGGTGGAGGTGGAGGGCCCCGAGCCCGGCGCCCCGGCCGGGCACACGGTGATGGACGCCGTCCTCGCCCGGGCCGCCGCCCTGGCCGAGGAGGGCGACACCGTGCTGCTGGCCCCGGCCGCCGCCTCCATGGACATGTTCACCAACTACCCGGAGCGCGGCCGCTTCTTCGCCGAAGCCGTGCACCGGCTGCGTTAGGCGACGGCCCGCCGACTGCCGCGGGTAACCGAAGGCCACCCCTGCGTCACCACTGGCGCGCGGGTGGCCTTCGGTGTGTCGTGTAGCACCCCCGCACCCGGCCAAAGATGGCCAACACGCGGAAAATGTCCACGGTTCCGAACCCGCCGGTACGCAAGGATTGAGGCGCGAATCGGGCGGAGGATGTGGATGGCGACGACAACGGTGCCCGGGGTGTCCCGTTCCAGGGCGCGCACGGCGACCGGCGGGCGCGAACGGGCGCTCTGGCGTGAGTGGGCCCGGTCCCTGGACCGCCCCCTCACCTCCTACTACCTGATCCTCAGTACCGGGGTCATGCTCATCGCCCTGGGACTGGTGATGGTGCTGTCCTCGACGATGGTCAACTCCATCACCGAGACCGGCTCCGCCTTCTCCGTGTTCCAGCGCCAGCTGGTGTCGGCGATGATCGGCCTGCCGCTGATGGTGATCGCCTCCCAGCTGCCGCTGTGGGTCTTCCGCATGGTCGGCTACCCGGCGATGATCCTGTCCGTGGCGCTGCTGTTGCTCACCGCCTTTCAGGGCACCGAGGTCAACGGCGCGATCCGCTGGCTGGAGATCGGCGGCCTGCTCATCCAGCCCTCCGAGCCGGCCAAGATCGCCTTCGCCCTGTGGGGTGCCAACACCCTGGCCCGCAAGGAGGAGCTCAAGGAGCTGACCGAGTGGCGGCACCTGCTCATCCCGCTGCTGCCCGGCTGCGGTCTGCTCGTGCTGCTCGTCCTGCTCGGCTCGGACCTGTCCACCACACTGGTCCTGCTGCTCGTGTTCCTGGGCCTGCTGTGGGTCGTGGGCGCCCCCGGGCGGCTCTTCCTGGGCATGTTCGGACTCGTCCTCGGCCTCGCCGGGATCGTCATCGCCATCGAACCCTTCCGGATGACCCGCATCACGGCGTTCCTCGACCCCGGCGCGGATCCGACCGGCTCCGGCTTCCAGTCCCTGCACGGCCTCTACGCCCTGGGCACCGGCGGTATCTTCGGGGTCGGCATCGGCGCCAGCCGGGAGAAGTGGGGGTTCCTCCCCTTCGCCGAGTCCGACTTCATCTTCGCCATCATCGGCGAGGAGTTCGGTCTCATCGGCACCCTCCTGGTGCTCGGACTGTTCGGCATGCTCGGCTACGCCGGGCTGCGCGTGGCCTACCGCGTCAAGGACTCCTTCTCGCGGCTGGCCGCCTTCGCCATCGTGACCTGGATCCTCGGCCAGGCCATGATCAACATCGCCGCCGTCATCGGCCTGGTCCCGGTCACCGGCATCCCGCTCCCGCTGGTCTCCTACGGTGGTTCGGCGCTCATCCCCACGATGATCGCGCTCGGAGTGCTGCTCGCCATCGCCCGCCAGGAGCCCCAGGCACAGAAGGCCCTGGCGGCCCGGGGTCCCAGTTGGGTCCAAAGGGCTCTAAGCTGGCTTGGCCTGGAGAACATCGTCGCTTCCGTCCAGAATCGGAACGGCTCGGCGTCCTCCAAGCGCACCACCGCGCCGCGTGCCCCGCGCAAGTCGCAGGAGCGCGGCAGCAAGGCTGGTGCCAAGACCACGGCCAAGAACAACAGCGGACCGGTCCCGGCTGGTGACCGGCCAAGGAGGAATCGGCGACGATGAGGGTAGCCCTAGCCGGAGGCGGCACGGCCGGGCATATCGAGCCCGCACTCTCCCTTGCGGACGCGCTCCGGCGCATCGAACCCAACACGGAGATCCTCTGCCTGGGCACCGAGCGGGGTCTGGAGACCCGGCTGGTGCCCATGCGCGGCTACGAACTCGGTCTGATCCCGGCGGTTCCCCTGCCGCGTCGGCTCACCCCGCAGCTGCTCACGGTCCCCGGCAAGCTCGCGGGCGCGCTCAGCGCCGCGGGTGAGCAGCTGGACAAACTCCAGGCCGACGTCATCGTGGGCTTCGGCGGTTACGTGGCCACCCCCGGCTACCTGGCGGCCCGGCGCCGCAAACTCCCCATCGTGGTGCACGAGGCCAACCCCCTCCCGGGCCTGGCCAACCGGCTCGGCGCGCGGCTGACCCCGCACGTGTTCACCGGGCACCCGCACACCCAGATCCGCAACGGCCGCTTCATCGGCATCCCGCTGCGCCAGCAGATCACCTCGCTGGACCGGCTGGCCATGGGCGACAAGGCCCGCGCCTACTTCGGGCTGCGCCCGGACCTGCCCACCCTGCTGATCTTCGGCGGCTCCCAGGGCGCCCAGCGCATCAACGAGACCGCCTTCAACGCCGCCGCGGCCTTCCGCCAGGCGGGCGTGCAGGTCCTGCACGTGGTCGGCCCCAAGAACGCCGACGAACCCCAGGACTTCACCCAGGACGGCATCCCCTACGTCGCCGTCCCCTACGTGGACCGCATGGACATGGCCTACGCCGCCGCCGACGTGGCGATGTGCCGCTCCGGTGCGATGACCTGCGCCGAACTCACGGCCGTGGGCCTGCCCGGCGCGTTCGTTCCACTGGCCATCGGCAACGGTGAGCAGGCCCTCAACGCCCAGCCCATCGTCCAGGCGGGCGGCGGCCTGATGGTCGACAACGCCGACGTCTCGGTCGAGTGGATCGCCAACCAGCTCATCCCGCTGCTCACCGACACCGACCGCGTCGTGGCCATGTCCGAGGCGGCCGCCCGGATGGGCCGACGCGAAGCCGACACCGAACTCGCCCGCGAGGTCCTGGCGATCGCCCGCGGCGACAAACCCACCCCCGAACTGCCGTTGCCCGAGGACGGCGACGACGAAGCCTTCTACGACGACGGGAAAGACACACGATGAGCCTGGTCAAGCCGACCGACCCGGTCCCCGTCGACGAGCTCGGCCGTACCCACTTCATCGGCCTGGGCGGAGCCGGGATGTCCGGCATCGCCCGTGTGCTGCTGCAGTCCGGGGTCGAGGTCTCGGGCAGCGACGCACGCGACAGCGACACCCTGCGCGAGCTCGAGCAGATGGGCGCGCAGGTCTTCGTCGGCCACGCCGCCGAGAACCTGGGCAAGGCCGACACCCTCGTGGTCTCCTCCGCGATCCGCGAGAACAACCCCGAGCTCGCCGAGGCCCGCGCCCGCGGCATCCGTATCCTGCCCCGCGCCGCCGCCCTGGGCGCCCTCCTGCTGGGCCGCGAGGGCATCGCGGTCTCCGGCACCCACGGTAAGACCACCACGACCTCCATGGTCACCGTGGTCCTGCAGCACCTGGGCGTCGACCCCGGCTACGTGATCGGCGGCAAGCTGGTCACCACCGGCCTGGGTGCCGACGCCGGGGTCGGCGAGGCCATCGCGGTGGAGGCCGACGAGAGCGACGGGTCCTTCCTGATGCTCTCGCCCAAGATCGCCGTGGTCACCAACGTCGAGGCCGACCACCTGGACAACTACAGCGGCATCGACGAGATCCACGCCAACTTCGCGAACTTCGTCGACCGGGTCGAGCGCACCCTGATCGTCGGGATCGACGACCCGGGCGCTCGCACTGTCGCCGAGCTGGCTCGTGAACGCGGCAAGAAGGTGCTCACCTACGGGGAAGCCGCCGACGCCGACTACCGGATCACCCGGATCCGCCCCCGCGGCTTCACCACCGAGTTCACCCTCACCCCCGCCGAAGGCGACCCGATCGACGGCACCCTGGCCGTCCCCGGGCTGCACAACGTGCAGAACGCCGCCGCCGCGGTCGCCGTCGCCGACGAGCTCGGCCACGACCTGGAGGTCGCGGTCGAGGGCATCGCCGACTTCGCCGGAGCCGCCCGCCGCTTCGAGCTCAAGGGCGAGGGCAACGGCGTGGGCGTCTACGACAGCTACGCCCACCACCCCACCGAGATCGACGCCGACCTGCGCGCCACCCGCGCCGCTCTGCGCTCCTTCGCCGAGGACGCGAAGGAGAACGGGGAGGAGATCCCCGAGGGCCGGGTCGTCGCGCTGTTCCAGCCGCACCTGTACAGCCGGACCCGGATCTTCGCCGAGGAGTTCGCCACCGCCCTGAGCCTGGCCGACGAGGTCGTGGTGATGGAGATCTACGCGGCCCGTGAGGACCCCGAGCCCGGGGTCACCGGCGAGATCATCACCTCGAAGGTCTCCCACGACGGTGTCCGGTACGTGCCGGGCCACCAGGAGTCCGTGCGCGTGGTGGCCGAGCTGGCCCGCCCCGGGGACATCGTCCTCACCATGGGCGCCGGTGACGTCACCGAGCTGGGGCCGCTGATCGTGGAGGAGCTGGCGCGGGTCGCCGAGGGTACCGAAACCAGCTAGAGGCCAGTTAGAGGAGCACGCACACGTGGGCGCTGACCGGGACGGGGCGAAGGCCCAGGCCACGAAGAAGGCGCAGGCCACGACAGGGGACAGCACGGGGTCGGATCCCTGGAAGGTCGCCTTCGCGGTACTGCTCGTCGTCTCCCTGGTCTGCGTGGTCACGTGGGTGCTGCTCGGCTCGCGCCTGCTCGTGGTGCGCGAGGTCGCCGTCAGCGGTCTGGACCGGGTGTCGCAGGAGGAGGTCGTCGCTGCCGTGGCGGTGGACACGGGGACCCCGTTGATCCGGGTGGACCTGGACCAGGGCCGCGACCGCGCCGAGAGCCTGGACCTGGTCGAGTCCGCGACGGTGACCCGCGGCTGGCCCGCCACCCTCAGGGTGGAGGTCGTCGAGCGGCGTCCCCTGCTCGCCATCCGGGTGGGGGAGGATTACCGGCTGGTCGACGGCGACGGCGTGCGGATCGAGGACTCGGCGAGCCGTCCCGGAACCCACCCGCTGGTCCGGGTCACCGGGGAGATCGAGGGCAACGAGGCGGTTCGGGCCGCCGCGGACATCGTGGAGCAGGCCCCGGACTCCCTCATCGCCCAGATACAGCTCATCGACGCCACCGACACCGATCAGATCACCGTCGAGCTCGGCGACGGCTCACTGGTGGAGTGGGGTGACGCGCACGGCACCTCCGGCAAGAGCGACGTCCTGCGCGTCCTGATGCGCGAGCACCCGCCCCAGGAGGGGCGGGTCTACGACGTCGGAACCCCCGACCTGGCGATCGTCAGGTGAAGCGCGCGCCAAGGAACGCACAGGAGACGGAAGATCCCGGGCAAGGCCCCCTTAGGGGTGTATTAGGGACGCGTCGAGAGCGCTGGCGCGTTCGGAGCTCCCCGCGCGGATCGTCCCGCCAGGACATTCCAGACGCGACGCGCCGAGTGCGCACTTCGCTTCCTTGCGTTATACGCCGTTAGGCTGAGGCCAACATCGGTTGCCCGTACCCGGCGGTCCGCTTACTGTCGGGAAGCACAACCAACGTCAAGAACGTAGCAAAACACGCTTTCAGGGGTACACAGGAACCGTCTCACCCCGCTCCGACAGAGCGGACCGCGGTCCGGCCCACGGGTCGGCCCGGCGAGGGGAAGAGCGGTACCGGTGGCCCCGGGTTCCCCCACTGACAGCCGCCCGACCGGGTGGCCGTTCGGGGGCAACCGAAACGCACACTGAAGAACCGGATGCCGGACCGCCGGCGCACCTGCTGGTCACAGCCAGCACACGCGTAGACGGAACGGCGTATGCGAGCGGAAAGGCCCCTCGTCGTGGCAGCACCGCAGAACTACCTCGCGGTCATCAAAGTCGTCGGCATCGGCGGCGGCGGTGTCAACGCCGTCAACCGAATGATCGAAGAGGGGCTCAAAGGCGTCGAGTTCATCGCGATCAATACCGACGCCCAAGCGCTGCTGATGAGCGACGCGGACGTCAAGCTCGACGTCGGCCGTGAGCTCACCCGTGGCCTTGGCGCAGGCGCCAACCCCGATGTCGGCCGTAAGGCCGCCGAAGACCACCGCGAGGAGATCGAGGAGGTCCTCAAGGGGGCCGACATGGTCTTCGTCACGGCGGGCGAGGGCGGCGGGACCGGCACCGGTGGAGCCCCGGTCGTCGCCAACATCGCCCGCTCCCTCGGAGCGCTCACCATCGGTGTGGTCACCCGCCCCTTCGGTTTCGAGGGCAAGCGGCGGGCGACCCAGGCCGAGTCGGGGATAGCGATGCTCCGCGAGGAGGTCGACACCCTCATCGTCATCCCCAACGACCGCCTGCTGTCCATCTCTGACCGCCAGGTCAGTGTGCTGGACGCCTTCAAGGCGGCCGACCAGGTCCTGCTCTCCGGTGTCCAGGGCATCACCGACCTGATCACCACGCCGGGCCTGATCAACCTGGACTTCGCCGACGTCAAGTCGGTCATGTCGGGGGCCGGATCGGCGCTGATGGGAATCGGATCGGCTCGAGGGGACGACAGGGCCGTGGCAGCGGCCGAACTGGCGATCTCCTCACCACTGCTCGAAGCCAGCATCGACGGGGCACACGGTGTGCTGCTGTCCATCCAGGGCGGCTCCGACCTCGGACTCTTCGAGATCAACGAGGCGGCACAGCTGGTCGCCAACTCCGCGGCGCCCGAGGCCAACATCATCTTCGGTGCCGTCATCGACGACGCCCTGGGTGACGAGGTTCGGGTCACCGTGATCGCGGCGGGCTTCGACGAACCGGAGGTCACCGGAGCCGTGGTGCGGGAGCACCAGCCGGTGGACCCTCCTGAGGCCGTCGCCCCCACGGCAGGCATCACGTCCGGCAGGGAGGGTTCGTCGGCCAAGGCGACGCCGTCCGCCGCTGACGCGAGCGGGGCGCCGGCCACCAGCATGCCGTGGATCGCTCCGTCGCGCCCGGCCCAGCCCGCCCAGGAAGCTCCCGCCATGCCGCCGGTGCAGCCCGCGGTGACGCAGGAGCCGGTCCGGCCCGAGCCCGTCCAGCCGGAACCGGTGCGTTCGGAGTTCGAGCCGACCCAGCCCCATGCCGAGCAGGCCCAGGGCAACGGTTACCCGGTCTCCCACAGCGAGTCCGAGCCGGTCGCCCCGGAGTCCCAGCAGGTCGCTCCGGCCGAGGAGCAGCAGGCCCCGGCCGCCGAGCCGGAAGCCCAGCCGAGCCACATCCACGCGGTCTCGGACGCCTCGGAGCGCCGTGGCGAGGTGCCCACGCCCCGTCGCCGGGTCATTTTCGACGACCCCGACGACCTGGACGTGCCGGAGTTCCTCAAGTAGCCCCTCACCACCCCGGTACCATCGACGTGTCAGCGGCCCCGACCCTTGCGGCGGGGCCGTCGCCGCCCCACGGGAGAGCCAGCGGAGCAGCCGCCAGGTCTCCCTCGGGGCAGAGGGAAGGGCCGCGTCGCGCCGATGGGCAACTTGATCGACCTGGGGCACGGTGTCCGTGCAGCCGTCACCGAACGCAAGGGCGGTGTGAGCCAGCCTCCGTTCGACTCGCTCAACATCGGACTGGGGTCCGGTGACAGCCGCGAGGCGGTCATGGCCAACCGCGCACGCGCGGCCCAGGAACTGGGTTTCGACGTCGACAGCGTCGTGTGGATGAACCAGGTGCACAGCGCCGACGTGCTCGTGGCCACCGAACCCGGCGGGGTCGGCACCTGCGACGGAGTGGTCACCACCCGGCCGGACCTGGTCCTGGCCTCGATGGCCGCCGACTGCCTGCCCGTGCTCGCCGCCGACACCGAAGCCGGTGTGCTGGGGGCGGCCCACTCCGGGCGCCTGGGCACCGCGAACGGGGTGGCGGTCAACCTGGTGCGGACGATGGTCGACCAGGGCGCGCGTGTGGATCACATCACCGTCTTCCTCGGCCCGGCGATCTGCGGCGGCTGCTACGAGGTCCCGCCCGAGCTCCAGGCCGAGACGGCCCAACACACCCCCGAGGCGGCTGCCACCACCCGCCGGGGCACCCCCGGCGTGGACATGGTCGCCGCCGTCACCGCCCAGTTGCGCCGTGCGGGGGTCGCCGACATCACCGCCGACGGCCGCTGCACCCTGGAGACCCCCGAGCTCTTCTCCCACCGCGGAGGAGCGCCCACCGGCAGGTTCGCCTCCTTCCTCTGGCGCGTCTGACCTTCGGAGCATCCGGGTCACCCGGGCCTTCCCCTGGCACCCCGGGCTCCGTACACCTCCGGGGCCACTTTCGGCCACGGCCACCCCAGGACACACCACCGAAGCCGACAGCAGTCAGTAGGGAAAAGGAACACCCGTGTCACACACCGACCCCGCGCGCACTGAACAGATCCGCGCCAACCTCACGGCCGCGCGGGCCAGGATCGGGTCGGCCTGCCACAAGGCCGACCGCGACCCCTCGGAGGTGTCGCTGATCGGCGTGACCAAGACCTATCCCGCCAGTGACGTGCGTATTCTCGCTTCCCTCGGGGTCACCGACGTCGGCGAGAACCGCGACCAGGAAGCGGCCCCCAAGGCCGCCGAGACCGCCGACCTGGGCCTGACCTGGCACTTCGTGGGTCAGCTACAGAGCAACAAGGCCCGATCGGTGGCCTCCTACGCCGACGTCGTGCACTCGGTGGACCGGGCCAAGCTGGCCCGGGCGCTGGGGGACCGTGCGGCCGCCGCCGAGCGGCGTCTGACCTGTCTGGTACAGGTGAACCTGGACACCGACTCTCGGTCGGGGGTCATCGGTCCGCGCGGCGGCGTGGACCCGGCCGACGCGCCCGCGCTCGCCGCACGCATCGCCGAGCACGAGGCGCTCGCCCTCGGCGGGGTGATGGCGGTAGCTCCGCTGGGCGGCGATCCGGACGAAGCCTTCGCCCGTCTGTACGAGGTGGCGGGGCGGATTCGGGATCGCTACCCTCAGGCGACAGTGATCTCCGCCGGGATGAGCGGGGACCTCGAAGCCGCGATCGGGCGAGGCGCGACACACCTGCGACTCGGTACGGCGTTGCTCGGCTCCCGGGGACCGATCGTGGGGTAATGTCCCCACATAGACCTTGGGGCCTGTCTGTGGCGTTCGCCCGAATGAGCGGACACCCCGCGCACGCGGGGCACAGGGGCCGAAGACGGAGGAGTCGGCTGCGGTGAAGGCCGCGGGGACGACGGAGGACATGAGATGGCCGGCGCGATGCGCAAGATGGCGGTCTACCTCGGCCTCGTGGAGGACGACCGTTACGATCACCGCTATGCGGACGAATATGATGAGTTCGACGATTTCGACGAGGTCGTGGACGAGCAGCGTGACCGCGGCGCTGACACCCCACGAGGCGAGGAAGCACGAGGCGACGCTGTGACGGACACCGGCGACTACCTGGGAACGGGTGAGCGACGCGGTGGTACGACCACGACTGCCTCAACCGCCGACCTTGCTCGGATCACCACGCTCCACCCACGCACCTACAACGAGGCGCGTACGATCGGAGAACACTTCCGGGAAGGTACACCGGTGATCATGAACCTGACCGAGATGGTCGACAGCGACGCCAAGCGTCTGGTCGACTTCGCGGCTGGCCTGATCTTCGGTCTCCATGGCAGTATCGAACGCGTAACCAACAAGGTGTTCCTGCTGTCCCCGGCCAACGTCGAGGTGACCGCCGAAGACAAGGCGCGGATCGCCGAGCGAGGGTTCTTCAATCAGAGCTAGACCATCACATTTGTCCAGAGATTGGGTCGGGGAACGACCGTGAGTATCGTCCTGTTCGTGCTGCTGAGTCTGCTTCAGCTGTTTGTCTTCGTGCTGATAGCGAGGGTGGTCCTGGAGATGGTGCAGTCCTTCTCCCGGTCCTGGCGGCCCACCGGGTTCGTGCTCGTGCTCGCTGAGATCGTGTACACGATCACCGACCCGCCACTGAAGTTCCTGCGCAAGTTCATCAAGCCGATCCGGCTGGGGAGTATCGCACTCGACCTGAGTGTGCTGGTCCTCTTCTTCGGTGTGATCATCCTTCAGAGCGTTCTGAGGGGCCTGATGGTGAGCTTCGCGTAAGGGGAACAGGGACAGAAAAGACAACCCCTGATTCCGATATGTGGTCTTGGTCATGATCTGGATTGCCGTAAGGTCACGATCAGGTAGCGTCCCTACGGACAGACTCCAAGCGCGCCAAGGAGACGAACATGCCGCTGACACCCGCCGATGTGCGGAACAAGCAGTTCAGCACTACCCGGCTCCGACCCGGGTATGACGAAGAAGAGGTCGACGCCTTTCTCGACGAGGTCGAGTCTGAGCTGGACCGACTGATCCAGGAGAACGAGGAACTGCGCGGCAAGCTTGCCGAGTGCCTGCGGGGTAAGGTCCCCAACGCCGGCATGCAGGACTTCCAGCAGCCGCAGGAGCAGGCCCCCGAGGCGCCGCAGCAGATGGAGCAGATGCGCCCGGAGCCCGTCCAGGCGCAGCAGCCCATCGAGCCGCAGCCCCAGCCGCCCGCGCCGCAGCCGCAGCCGCAGATGGGCATGACCGGCGCCAACATGGCCATGGGTGGCGAGGAGAACATGGACACGGCCGCCCGTGTCCTGGCGCTCGCCCAGCAGACCGCCGACCAGGCGATCTCCGACGCCCGCCGCGAGGCGGACGAGACCCTCGGCCGCGCCCGCCACGAGTCCGAGGACATCCTCGGCAAGGCGCGCCGTCAGGCCGACCAGATCATCGGTGAGGCCCGGGCCCGTTCCGAGAACCTCGACCGTGACGCTCAGGAGCGCCACCGTCAGGTCATGGGCAGCCTGGTCCAGCAGCGCGAGGAGCTCGAGCACAAGGTCAACGTGCTGAAGGACTTCGAGCGCGAGTACCGCAGCCGCCTGAAGGACTACTTCGAGCGTCAGCTGCGTGAGCTCAACGAGGAGGGCAAGTCCGTCGAGCCCAACCCGAACACCACGGGTGGCTTCCAGACGATGGCCCCCCAGACCGGCGGAACCCCCGCGCTCCAGCAGCACGGCCCCGGCGGTAACCCGTTCGGTCAGCCCGAGCCCGCCCAGCACGGTGGTTTCCACCCGGGTGAGGCCCCGCACGAGCGTCGCTAGATCCCATCGAGCGGCAGTGCGGCTCCGAACAACTGAAAACTCCGGCTCCACACGTGTAAAGGCCCTGGTCGACCCGTGATCCTTAGCCTCCTCGCCACCGTGGCGGTGCTGGCGGCCATCGCCGTCATCGCTGCTGCCCTGGTGCTCGCCGAACCCAACCTGGTGTACATCGCCCTGGGACTCGGCGGGCTGAGCGTCCTCCTCCTGTTGGGCGCGATCATTCAGGGACGGTTCAGCGGGAGCGGAACGGACACGGAGCGGACGGAACGGACGGACGGTTTGGGGAAGTCGTCCGTCCCCGTGATGGCCGCGGCAGCGGCCGGCACGGTAGCGGCCCCGCCGTGGGAACCGGAGGAGTCTGGGCGCGTACCCGCACCGGCTGAGCAGCCGGTGCGGGAATCCGCCCCCTCGGAGCAGCGCGTAGAGCAGATCGCAGAGCACCCCGTGCCCCCGGGGCACCCCGCTCCCGTCAGTGAGCCGCGTCCGGCGGCCGCTGAGGACAGCGAAGAGGAAGCGGAGTTCGAGGTTCCCCGCTGGCAGACCCCCACGCTGGGGAACTGGCCGGAAGCGGCCGTCGAACCGGACTCCGGACCTGAAACAGCACCGGACGAGCCCGCCGAGGCTGAGGTTTCCGAGGCAGGGGCCTCCGCACCGGCCGAGGAACGGGCCGAGGAGCCGGTCGAGGCAGAGACCGCCCCCGAACCCGAGGCGGAGCCCGAAGCAGAGGCCGCCCCGGAGCCCGAGCGGGAAGAACCTCCCGCCGAGGCGTTCACCTACCGCATCCCCACCCGGACCACTCGCGAGGACCGCGAGGAGGCGTCGGTCGAGGACGCCGACCACGAGGAGCCGCCCCAGGAGGGCGAGGAGCCCGTGGCGGACGTCGAGGACGCCGAGGGCCACCAGGAGGCTCCGGTGGAGGAGAACCCCGCCGAAGAGGCTGTGGAGGCCGCTGAGACCGCCGAGGACTCCGAAGAGGACCTTGAGGCTGGGCCGGTGGCCGAGGACGTCCCGGAATCCGGGGAAGAGGCCCCCGAAGCGGAGCCCGTGGCGGAGACACAGATCCCCGAGGAGCCCGAGGACTCGGAACGCTCGGCCGACGTCACCTACGAGCAGCTCGCAGAGGAACAGCCTGCCGAGGACCCGGCTCTGGCCTACGCCGCCATCCTCGACGGCGAGGAGACTGAAGAAGCCTCGGACAAGACCCCTGAGGTCACGGAGGTTCCTGGGGCCGCGGACGAAGCCCCCGAAGCCACGGAGGCGGCCGAGGACTCCGGCTCGGAAGAGACCGACGACACCGGCAACAGCGACGAGGACGGTCAGCCGGACCGCGCCAAGGAGCCGGACTCCTCCTGCTCCAGCTAGCGGCCCCCTCACACCCGAGAACACCACGAACACCCGAGAACACCACGAAGGGCCCGCTCGAAGAACGATGCTGTTGGCGAACCCGGAGCGAAGGGGCCGGAGAAAGCGCTGGGGCCCGGAGAAGCGGAGAGGCTGATCTGGGGCGGCTGATGTGGAGGGGCTTCTCTGTGTCAGGCTCGGGCTCGGGTAGGGCGTCCGGGGTGGGGCTGTGTGCGGCCTGGGGTCTGGGGTCTGGGGTCTGGGGCCTGGGTTTCGGGTTGCGGTTCCCCCGTTTCCCGCCGCTTGATGGTTGCCGTCTGCGCTGCGCGCGTCAAGGTCGTTCGTCCTCGCTTCCAAGGCCGTTTAGTTAGCGCTCCAAGCCAGCTGTCAAGCCCGTAGCACCACCCCACCCAACACAAAGAACGGGACCTCCGATAAAAGCAGGAAATCGACCAAGATCCACCTGCCCCGGAGGCCCCGTTGCCCGACCAGTATGCCACCACCTCCCACACCCACACCCGCACCATCA
This DNA window, taken from Nocardiopsis exhalans, encodes the following:
- the ftsZ gene encoding cell division protein FtsZ, coding for MAAPQNYLAVIKVVGIGGGGVNAVNRMIEEGLKGVEFIAINTDAQALLMSDADVKLDVGRELTRGLGAGANPDVGRKAAEDHREEIEEVLKGADMVFVTAGEGGGTGTGGAPVVANIARSLGALTIGVVTRPFGFEGKRRATQAESGIAMLREEVDTLIVIPNDRLLSISDRQVSVLDAFKAADQVLLSGVQGITDLITTPGLINLDFADVKSVMSGAGSALMGIGSARGDDRAVAAAELAISSPLLEASIDGAHGVLLSIQGGSDLGLFEINEAAQLVANSAAPEANIIFGAVIDDALGDEVRVTVIAAGFDEPEVTGAVVREHQPVDPPEAVAPTAGITSGREGSSAKATPSAADASGAPATSMPWIAPSRPAQPAQEAPAMPPVQPAVTQEPVRPEPVQPEPVRSEFEPTQPHAEQAQGNGYPVSHSESEPVAPESQQVAPAEEQQAPAAEPEAQPSHIHAVSDASERRGEVPTPRRRVIFDDPDDLDVPEFLK
- the pgeF gene encoding peptidoglycan editing factor PgeF, translated to MGNLIDLGHGVRAAVTERKGGVSQPPFDSLNIGLGSGDSREAVMANRARAAQELGFDVDSVVWMNQVHSADVLVATEPGGVGTCDGVVTTRPDLVLASMAADCLPVLAADTEAGVLGAAHSGRLGTANGVAVNLVRTMVDQGARVDHITVFLGPAICGGCYEVPPELQAETAQHTPEAAATTRRGTPGVDMVAAVTAQLRRAGVADITADGRCTLETPELFSHRGGAPTGRFASFLWRV
- a CDS encoding YggS family pyridoxal phosphate-dependent enzyme; this encodes MSHTDPARTEQIRANLTAARARIGSACHKADRDPSEVSLIGVTKTYPASDVRILASLGVTDVGENRDQEAAPKAAETADLGLTWHFVGQLQSNKARSVASYADVVHSVDRAKLARALGDRAAAAERRLTCLVQVNLDTDSRSGVIGPRGGVDPADAPALAARIAEHEALALGGVMAVAPLGGDPDEAFARLYEVAGRIRDRYPQATVISAGMSGDLEAAIGRGATHLRLGTALLGSRGPIVG
- a CDS encoding cell division protein SepF, whose amino-acid sequence is MAGAMRKMAVYLGLVEDDRYDHRYADEYDEFDDFDEVVDEQRDRGADTPRGEEARGDAVTDTGDYLGTGERRGGTTTTASTADLARITTLHPRTYNEARTIGEHFREGTPVIMNLTEMVDSDAKRLVDFAAGLIFGLHGSIERVTNKVFLLSPANVEVTAEDKARIAERGFFNQS
- a CDS encoding YggT family protein yields the protein MSIVLFVLLSLLQLFVFVLIARVVLEMVQSFSRSWRPTGFVLVLAEIVYTITDPPLKFLRKFIKPIRLGSIALDLSVLVLFFGVIILQSVLRGLMVSFA
- a CDS encoding DivIVA domain-containing protein is translated as MPLTPADVRNKQFSTTRLRPGYDEEEVDAFLDEVESELDRLIQENEELRGKLAECLRGKVPNAGMQDFQQPQEQAPEAPQQMEQMRPEPVQAQQPIEPQPQPPAPQPQPQMGMTGANMAMGGEENMDTAARVLALAQQTADQAISDARREADETLGRARHESEDILGKARRQADQIIGEARARSENLDRDAQERHRQVMGSLVQQREELEHKVNVLKDFEREYRSRLKDYFERQLRELNEEGKSVEPNPNTTGGFQTMAPQTGGTPALQQHGPGGNPFGQPEPAQHGGFHPGEAPHERR